In the Chryseobacterium sp. MYb264 genome, one interval contains:
- a CDS encoding SusC/RagA family TonB-linked outer membrane protein — MNKKLGLITTAVLFFSGQLVDAQTSKRDTIPKEKHIDEVVILGYNNKRLLKNSNTSVTTVTTEMIENRPNVNVLASIQGQAPGLQISFNSGSPGSNKITALIRGVGSIAGSNSPLYVVDNIPVSETYFRSINPDDIASASILKDAAATSIYGNRGSNGVIIITTKTGKYNSGLKVGYSSNVGVSMLQKHKYNIANSPETLRLEKANNTGLGATLTDDEIANYPTTQWDKIFFRKGFTQNHSLTLQGGGENISNFTSLNYLDQEGIVKNTDFKRMSVRNNLQGKSKNEKFNFSTNIGLTFSRRNQLEQETRTDINANVLQNPLQGLLTSLPYLDPNVYVSGQQLFDQFGSPSFQIVPYMLMDYLNPGNIPSRFDEFRLIANAMGKYKFTENLSVQLMTGVDYSNETRMFARAPWSYLAAAGKPANVEFGGLEQRSDTKDLSISNVLKLTYEKTFAEKHHLEVSAFTEYLKYHRITSSFTQNGLDPKTWVFGAGTGWVNFTPTPSPGLYRSIATAGKNDAGLFSYFGVLNYDYGSKYGISASIRRDAAYKFADDNKWGTFWSVSGRWNIEQEEFMKSSSFGLLKLRASYGTQGNQNIVAAAAGLNPIYLGANLVRALTSTVGSGYGLNPQLSTTIAKEDLRWEVQKQANIGLDFDYKSGVISGSVDVYDKRTNDLYSISPLSAVTGQYMINSNVGDMYNKGVELSLRSNIFNKKNFKLSIFANGAYNKNRVTKLATGNTIPTNPFLTTNNTNTLYGRTAEGHMLGEYFMVPYLGADPKDGTAQFLDKNGNITKTPTNDDRRWTGKSFLPVYQGGFGLNANYKGFFLDILFSYAAKVWRYDADLSNLSSPSNIGVFPITRDVLNAWTPNNTNTDVPVVTDITGANNASTFSDRFLKDASYIRLRNVTFGYNFGKEILKDTAVSQLRLYIQAENFYTWTKWRGFDAEGGLSSNQGGFPTPRVATLGIDVQF; from the coding sequence ATGAATAAAAAATTAGGTCTTATAACGACTGCTGTGCTTTTCTTTAGCGGGCAGTTGGTTGATGCTCAAACTAGTAAAAGAGATACTATACCAAAGGAAAAACATATCGACGAGGTTGTTATTTTAGGGTATAATAATAAAAGATTACTTAAAAATAGTAATACTTCTGTTACTACAGTAACAACCGAAATGATTGAAAACCGCCCTAATGTTAATGTTCTTGCATCTATCCAAGGGCAGGCTCCTGGTTTGCAAATTTCATTCAATTCGGGTTCTCCAGGGAGTAATAAAATAACGGCACTAATTAGAGGAGTAGGATCAATTGCAGGATCTAATTCACCATTATATGTTGTTGATAATATTCCTGTTTCTGAAACTTATTTTAGAAGTATTAATCCTGATGATATTGCGAGCGCCTCAATTCTTAAAGATGCTGCTGCGACCTCAATTTATGGAAATAGAGGCTCAAACGGTGTCATTATAATTACCACTAAGACGGGAAAGTATAATTCAGGATTGAAAGTAGGGTATTCTTCTAACGTGGGGGTAAGTATGCTTCAAAAGCATAAATATAATATCGCTAACTCTCCTGAAACATTAAGACTTGAAAAGGCAAATAATACAGGATTAGGGGCTACTTTGACAGATGATGAAATTGCTAACTATCCAACAACTCAATGGGATAAAATATTTTTTAGAAAGGGATTTACACAAAATCACTCACTAACATTACAGGGAGGAGGCGAAAATATATCCAATTTTACATCTTTAAATTATTTGGATCAGGAAGGTATCGTTAAGAATACAGATTTTAAGAGAATGTCGGTAAGAAATAATCTTCAGGGTAAATCAAAAAATGAAAAATTTAATTTCTCAACTAATATAGGTTTAACTTTTTCGAGAAGAAATCAGTTAGAACAAGAAACAAGAACTGATATTAATGCGAATGTGCTTCAAAACCCTTTGCAGGGTTTATTAACTTCATTGCCGTATTTAGATCCTAATGTATATGTAAGTGGACAACAGTTATTTGATCAGTTTGGCTCTCCAAGTTTTCAAATTGTTCCATACATGTTGATGGATTATTTAAATCCTGGAAATATTCCAAGTAGATTTGACGAATTTAGGTTGATTGCTAATGCGATGGGAAAATACAAGTTTACTGAAAATTTAAGTGTTCAATTAATGACAGGTGTAGATTACTCGAATGAAACACGTATGTTTGCTAGAGCACCTTGGTCATACCTTGCTGCTGCTGGTAAACCTGCAAATGTAGAATTCGGAGGTCTTGAGCAAAGATCTGATACAAAAGATCTATCAATAAGTAATGTTTTAAAGTTGACTTATGAAAAAACTTTTGCAGAGAAACACCATTTGGAGGTGAGCGCATTTACGGAGTATTTAAAATATCATAGAATTACGAGTTCTTTTACTCAGAACGGTTTGGATCCTAAAACATGGGTTTTTGGTGCTGGAACGGGTTGGGTGAATTTTACGCCCACTCCTTCGCCAGGACTTTATAGATCTATCGCTACAGCTGGTAAAAATGACGCAGGATTATTTTCTTACTTTGGAGTATTAAATTATGATTATGGTAGCAAGTATGGTATTTCTGCGAGTATTAGAAGAGACGCTGCATATAAATTTGCTGATGATAATAAATGGGGAACATTTTGGTCAGTGAGTGGTAGATGGAATATCGAGCAGGAAGAATTCATGAAGTCATCTTCATTTGGTCTTTTAAAATTAAGAGCATCTTATGGAACACAGGGTAATCAGAATATTGTAGCCGCAGCCGCAGGATTGAATCCTATCTATTTAGGTGCAAATTTGGTAAGAGCATTAACTTCAACAGTAGGTTCAGGATATGGATTAAACCCACAACTAAGCACTACTATAGCAAAAGAGGATTTGAGGTGGGAAGTACAGAAACAAGCTAATATTGGTTTGGATTTCGATTACAAAAGTGGGGTAATTTCTGGATCAGTTGATGTATATGATAAAAGGACAAATGATTTGTATAGTATATCACCATTATCTGCTGTAACAGGTCAATATATGATTAATAGTAATGTAGGGGATATGTATAATAAAGGTGTTGAACTGTCTTTAAGATCAAATATATTTAATAAAAAGAATTTTAAATTATCCATATTTGCTAATGGTGCATATAATAAGAATAGGGTAACTAAGTTAGCTACTGGTAATACTATTCCAACTAATCCGTTTTTAACTACAAACAATACGAATACTCTTTACGGAAGAACTGCTGAGGGACATATGTTAGGTGAATACTTTATGGTTCCATATTTGGGAGCCGATCCTAAAGATGGAACTGCTCAGTTCTTAGACAAAAATGGAAATATAACAAAAACCCCTACCAATGATGACAGAAGATGGACTGGGAAATCCTTTTTACCAGTTTACCAAGGTGGATTTGGATTGAATGCCAATTATAAGGGATTTTTCTTAGATATATTATTTTCATACGCTGCCAAAGTATGGAGGTATGATGCTGATTTAAGTAATTTAAGTAGTCCTTCAAATATTGGAGTATTTCCAATTACAAGAGATGTGCTAAATGCTTGGACACCAAATAATACCAATACTGACGTTCCTGTTGTAACTGATATCACTGGTGCTAACAATGCTTCTACTTTCTCAGATAGATTTCTGAAGGATGCTTCTTATATAAGATTAAGAAACGTCACATTTGGATATAATTTTGGAAAAGAAATATTAAAAGATACTGCTGTTTCACAGCTGAGATTGTATATACAAGCAGAAAACTTCTATACTTGGACAAAATGGAGAGGATTTGATGCTGAAGGAGGTTTATCTTCAAATCAGGGAGGTTTTCCAACTCCAAGAGTCGCCACTTTAGGAATCGATGTACAATTTTAA
- a CDS encoding RagB/SusD family nutrient uptake outer membrane protein: MKKIILIIISIITISIINSCKDAYDIIQDGEFSEAATFQTVNDMQKFLNNTYDRVDVSNEIAISSIFTDELGIGSQNGGQNVSLYNFVLTPGNGFASGIWLAHYSAINSANRLIEGAKLITPSSSDQQAYDSILAQAYAIRAFAHFQLLCYFAPNIKDNSSLGVILVTKVPQSNDKLPRNTVGEVFASIESDLNFAYTHLDPIKLPSTSSSAYKFVSKTFIDALRARMYLYRDNYTLAEQYADTVINTSGLVLTTAGTVETNGDGVANTAFYGSYTTPSTSPYKSMLQDFTRGEIIMSLDRPVGKSAIAGQFYFNRTNLTGGPYMDLSRGIYNIINISGDVRKHAYIDPTSKIDPNYQSLPWGQYLLNDVLCIDKYSGKAGTANGAELLSDLKLFRLSEMYFIKAECRIAASDLVGAALRIKAVRDARNYIAPVVLPVYANASAALKDILKERRVELALEGHRYLDLKRLGTAAGVTKTERDPKDVEGYTNKEIDITDYRFTLPIPSDEINANPIQQNPGY; encoded by the coding sequence ATGAAGAAAATAATATTAATAATTATTTCAATTATAACGATCTCTATAATTAATTCATGTAAGGATGCATATGATATTATTCAGGACGGTGAATTTAGTGAAGCTGCTACTTTTCAAACAGTGAATGATATGCAGAAATTTTTGAATAATACTTATGATAGAGTAGATGTGTCAAATGAAATTGCAATTTCATCAATTTTTACAGATGAATTAGGAATTGGTAGCCAAAATGGAGGACAAAATGTTAGTTTATATAATTTTGTTCTTACACCGGGAAATGGATTTGCTTCGGGAATTTGGTTAGCACATTATAGTGCTATCAATTCTGCAAACCGATTAATTGAAGGAGCTAAATTAATAACTCCTAGCTCGTCCGATCAGCAGGCTTACGATTCAATTTTGGCGCAAGCTTATGCGATCAGAGCATTTGCTCATTTCCAACTTCTTTGTTATTTTGCACCTAATATTAAAGACAATAGTTCTTTAGGAGTTATATTAGTTACTAAAGTTCCTCAAAGTAATGATAAACTTCCTAGAAATACAGTAGGTGAAGTCTTTGCGTCTATTGAAAGTGATCTAAATTTTGCTTATACTCATCTTGATCCTATAAAATTACCTTCTACAAGTTCTTCTGCTTATAAATTTGTTTCTAAAACATTTATTGACGCATTAAGAGCAAGAATGTATCTATACAGAGATAATTATACTTTAGCTGAGCAATATGCAGATACAGTTATCAATACTTCAGGATTAGTATTAACTACAGCAGGTACTGTTGAGACAAACGGTGATGGTGTAGCAAATACTGCATTTTATGGAAGTTATACAACACCTTCAACCAGCCCTTATAAGAGTATGTTACAGGATTTTACAAGAGGTGAGATTATCATGTCATTAGATCGTCCAGTTGGTAAATCAGCTATTGCTGGTCAATTCTATTTTAATAGAACTAATCTTACAGGAGGACCATATATGGATTTGAGTAGAGGAATTTATAATATCATTAATATTTCTGGCGATGTAAGAAAGCATGCATATATTGATCCTACATCTAAAATTGATCCAAACTACCAATCTCTTCCTTGGGGACAATATCTTTTGAATGATGTACTTTGTATAGATAAATACTCTGGTAAGGCTGGAACTGCAAATGGGGCTGAATTGCTGAGTGATTTGAAGCTATTCAGGCTCTCTGAAATGTACTTTATTAAAGCTGAATGTAGGATTGCGGCTAGTGACCTAGTAGGTGCTGCTTTAAGAATAAAGGCCGTTAGAGATGCTCGAAATTATATTGCTCCAGTAGTACTACCAGTATATGCAAATGCCTCCGCAGCATTAAAAGATATACTTAAAGAAAGAAGAGTTGAGTTAGCACTTGAAGGTCATAGATACCTCGATTTGAAAAGGCTAGGAACTGCAGCTGGTGTTACTAAAACTGAAAGAGATCCAAAAGACGTTGAAGGATATACGAATAAAGAAATTGATATTACAGATTATAGATTTACTTTACCAATCCCTTCGGATGAGATCAATGCAAATCCTATCCAACAAAACCCAGGATACTAA
- a CDS encoding helix-turn-helix domain-containing protein, with protein MNDNKILLNTPELKRESQLIHLVENQTKFNLNNCEFSIYETHKAAFDVKLHFETIAFTAMLRGKKHMKLDKTSYFDYFPGESVLVSPGETMVIDFPEADETPSQCISLSLNPEFIEDSLNHLNYDLPKIDETSQWNIDLEEYFLFNNQSLAAATNNIMRIAMDDNSQKDIMADFALKELLIRLMQTQARKMVEKNIVKNKSRIGFVVDYIRKNLHQKLSIDSIAKLAYVSKSNFFRMFKDELGTSPNEFILQERINRAKELLASQNSIKETAYQTGFSDVNYFTRMFKQFTGVTPKSFQNNMVSAK; from the coding sequence ATGAATGATAACAAGATTTTATTGAATACTCCTGAATTGAAGCGGGAAAGCCAATTGATTCATTTGGTTGAAAATCAGACGAAATTCAATCTGAACAATTGTGAATTCAGCATTTATGAAACACATAAGGCCGCTTTCGACGTAAAACTGCATTTTGAAACAATAGCTTTTACGGCCATGCTTCGTGGTAAAAAACATATGAAACTGGATAAAACGAGTTATTTCGACTATTTTCCGGGGGAAAGTGTACTTGTATCACCAGGAGAGACCATGGTGATAGATTTTCCTGAAGCGGATGAAACCCCATCCCAATGTATTTCTCTAAGCCTGAATCCTGAATTTATTGAAGATTCTCTTAACCATTTAAATTATGACCTCCCAAAAATTGACGAGACCTCTCAATGGAATATCGATCTTGAAGAATATTTTCTCTTTAACAACCAATCTCTAGCCGCTGCCACTAACAATATTATGCGGATTGCGATGGATGATAATTCTCAAAAAGACATTATGGCTGATTTTGCCCTGAAGGAGCTTCTGATCAGGCTGATGCAGACTCAGGCCAGGAAAATGGTAGAGAAAAATATTGTTAAAAATAAATCGAGAATCGGTTTTGTGGTGGATTATATCAGAAAAAATCTCCATCAGAAACTTTCTATTGACAGCATCGCGAAATTAGCCTATGTCAGTAAATCGAATTTCTTTAGAATGTTTAAAGATGAATTGGGAACTTCCCCCAATGAGTTTATTTTACAGGAAAGAATTAATCGGGCTAAAGAATTGTTGGCGAGCCAGAATAGCATTAAGGAAACTGCTTACCAGACCGGATTTTCAGATGTGAATTATTTTACGAGAATGTTTAAGCAGTTTACGGGGGTAACGCCGAAGAGTTTTCAGAATAACATGGTTTCTGCTAAATAG
- a CDS encoding aldehyde dehydrogenase family protein, with translation MSTLTEKESATTLQWPEFKNRYDNYINGQFTAPVNGQYFDVVSPVDGRNFTQAAHSSKEDLELAVNAAEKAFQTWKDTSSTERSIILNKIADRIEQNLEYIATVETIDNGKAVRETLAADIPLAVDHFRYFASVIRSEEGSHNELDKDTVSLIVHEPLGVIAQIIPWNFPILMAVWKLAPALAAGNCVVLKPAESTPISIMVLMELIGDLLPPGVVNVVNGFGAELGRALVTNPKVNKAAFTGSTATGRLVMQYATENIIPVTLELGGKSPNVFFSSVMDADDEFLDKAIEGAVLFALNQGEICTCPSRLLVQEDIADAFIAKVVERVKAIKVGNPLDKTVMMGAQASQIQKDKILSYIKLGKEEGAEVLIGGDVNNVGEGLENGYYIQPTIFKGNNRMRIFQEEIFGPVLAFTTFKDEEEALKIANDTIYGLGAGVWTRDAHQLYNIPRHIQAGRVWVNQYHSYPAGAPFGGYKQSGIGRENHKMMLDHYRQTKNMLISYNKNKLGFF, from the coding sequence ATGAGCACACTAACAGAAAAGGAATCAGCGACTACTTTACAGTGGCCTGAATTCAAAAACAGATATGATAATTATATCAACGGACAATTTACAGCACCTGTTAACGGACAATATTTTGACGTCGTTTCGCCGGTGGACGGAAGAAATTTTACACAGGCAGCCCACTCTTCAAAAGAAGATTTGGAATTGGCAGTGAACGCAGCGGAAAAAGCATTCCAGACCTGGAAAGATACTTCATCTACGGAAAGAAGTATTATTTTAAATAAAATTGCTGACAGAATTGAGCAGAATTTAGAATATATCGCAACGGTGGAAACGATTGATAACGGAAAAGCTGTTAGAGAAACATTGGCCGCGGATATTCCTTTGGCTGTGGATCATTTCAGATATTTTGCTTCGGTCATCAGATCTGAAGAAGGTTCTCACAACGAACTGGATAAAGATACGGTTTCACTTATTGTTCACGAACCGCTAGGTGTTATCGCTCAGATCATCCCGTGGAATTTCCCGATTTTAATGGCAGTCTGGAAGTTAGCGCCGGCATTAGCTGCAGGAAACTGTGTAGTCCTAAAGCCAGCAGAAAGTACTCCGATTTCCATCATGGTCTTAATGGAATTAATCGGTGATTTGCTTCCTCCGGGAGTTGTAAACGTTGTAAACGGGTTTGGAGCTGAATTAGGAAGAGCGTTGGTGACCAACCCTAAAGTGAATAAGGCTGCATTTACAGGTTCTACGGCAACAGGTCGTTTAGTAATGCAATATGCAACAGAAAATATTATTCCGGTAACATTGGAATTGGGAGGAAAGTCTCCAAACGTTTTCTTCAGTTCGGTAATGGATGCAGATGACGAGTTTTTGGATAAAGCGATCGAAGGAGCAGTACTTTTTGCTTTAAATCAGGGCGAAATCTGTACTTGTCCGTCCAGACTCCTGGTTCAGGAAGACATTGCAGATGCCTTCATTGCTAAAGTGGTGGAGAGAGTGAAAGCTATTAAAGTAGGAAATCCTCTTGATAAAACGGTGATGATGGGGGCACAGGCTTCTCAGATTCAAAAAGACAAAATCCTTTCTTATATTAAATTAGGGAAAGAAGAAGGTGCAGAAGTCCTTATAGGAGGAGATGTTAACAATGTTGGAGAAGGTCTGGAAAACGGATATTATATTCAGCCGACCATCTTCAAAGGAAACAACAGAATGAGAATCTTCCAGGAAGAAATCTTCGGACCTGTTTTGGCCTTTACCACGTTTAAAGATGAAGAAGAAGCTCTTAAAATCGCTAACGACACCATTTATGGATTAGGAGCAGGTGTGTGGACCCGAGATGCTCACCAACTTTACAATATTCCGCGTCACATTCAGGCGGGAAGAGTATGGGTTAACCAATACCATTCATATCCGGCCGGAGCCCCTTTCGGAGGGTATAAACAGTCGGGAATCGGGCGTGAAAATCACAAAATGATGCTCGATCACTACCGTCAGACCAAAAATATGTTGATTTCATACAACAAAAACAAACTAGGTTTCTTTTAA
- the adhP gene encoding alcohol dehydrogenase AdhP: MIPKTMKAAVVQGYGQPLKIEEVPVKVPGRYEVLVKVIACGVCHTDLHAVDGDWPAKPKMPLIPGHEGVGIVVACGPEAQVKEGDAVGVPWLYSACGCCDYCITGWETLCEAQKNGGYSVDGGFAEYVIADSRYVGHLKSDVNFLEIAPILCAGVTVYKGLKETETKPGEWVAISGIGGLGHVAVQYAKAMGMHVAAIDVADDKLDLAKKLGADLVVNAKNTDPGEYLHKEVGGMQGALITAVSPIAFKQGIDVLRRKGTIALNGLPPGSFELPIFETVLKRITVRGSIVGTRKDLQEALDFANEGLVKATVTSAKLEDINDVFDKMKAGQIDGRIVLDIAGSN, translated from the coding sequence ATGATTCCAAAAACAATGAAAGCCGCAGTCGTTCAGGGCTACGGACAACCCTTAAAAATAGAAGAGGTTCCTGTAAAGGTTCCCGGAAGATATGAAGTACTGGTAAAGGTAATCGCCTGCGGGGTTTGCCATACCGATTTACATGCGGTGGATGGCGACTGGCCGGCGAAACCCAAAATGCCATTAATTCCGGGTCATGAGGGTGTCGGAATAGTGGTGGCCTGCGGACCCGAAGCTCAGGTGAAAGAAGGAGATGCGGTGGGCGTTCCGTGGCTGTATTCTGCCTGCGGATGCTGTGATTACTGTATTACGGGTTGGGAAACCCTTTGTGAAGCCCAGAAAAACGGAGGATACAGTGTAGATGGTGGTTTTGCAGAGTATGTAATTGCTGATTCAAGATATGTAGGACATTTGAAATCAGATGTCAACTTTTTAGAAATTGCTCCGATTCTGTGTGCCGGAGTTACCGTTTATAAAGGTTTAAAGGAAACCGAAACCAAGCCTGGAGAATGGGTAGCCATTTCCGGAATTGGTGGCTTGGGACATGTTGCGGTACAATATGCCAAAGCAATGGGAATGCATGTTGCCGCGATTGATGTGGCAGATGATAAATTAGATTTAGCCAAAAAATTAGGCGCAGATTTGGTGGTCAATGCAAAAAACACAGATCCTGGAGAATATTTACATAAAGAAGTCGGCGGAATGCAAGGCGCTTTGATTACCGCAGTCTCACCAATTGCCTTTAAACAGGGAATCGATGTCCTGAGAAGAAAAGGAACCATCGCATTAAACGGACTTCCACCGGGTTCATTCGAACTCCCAATTTTTGAAACGGTACTCAAAAGAATTACCGTAAGAGGATCTATTGTAGGAACCAGAAAAGATCTTCAGGAAGCACTGGATTTTGCTAACGAAGGTTTGGTAAAAGCAACGGTAACTTCTGCAAAACTGGAAGATATCAATGATGTTTTTGATAAAATGAA